Part of the Calypte anna isolate BGI_N300 chromosome 21, bCalAnn1_v1.p, whole genome shotgun sequence genome is shown below.
TAAGTGTGTATTTATgcatacacacaaatatatatgtagctataaaacaaaataaccccAGTTTGTTAGGCCAGCAGAGGTGGTTTGAAATGCAGATCCTCCCCTCTAAATATAGTGACAGTTTTGtcaatatttcagttttttgaCTTTCCACTGATTGAATATTTAATATTGATTAATGAATAGTATCTATTGAAGTGCATTTATAAGGTTTTGCTCTCTTGTTGCCATGAAGTTGATGCTACCTCCTGTGTGGGCAGATCTTTGCCAAGAACCTCCTGAGGTTTCCAGCCCTCTGCAGATCCTGGCCATAAGGCAGAGCCCTGTTGGCTTCTGGTTTGCAGCCTGTTCTTTCACGtgtgatttttctgtgtgtttcctGCATTTTCAGTCTCAGTTAAGACCTTTGTAACCTGAATATTCTTCTTTCTGTCAGAGACAGCAGCACATCTTTGGGATGGGTTTATGTAAATAAAGAGCAATATCTCCCCAAGGTTCTCTCCAGATGATGTGATCAGTGATCCTGGTGGAAAAGAGAGCTCTTCCCAGGTTTCCATACTCCTGGATCTGGCTGTACAAAGAGCAATGATCCTCCCTAATTTCCCCCAGTGTGGCAGCCTAAGGAATTTGTTGCTAGGCAGATTATCCAGCTTTTAACTTTTATCTTCCAGAAATGCAGGAGCTTAGGAGAAGGCATTGGTAAAGACAAACACGGGAACTGTGAGAAGAGCAGGGGAATAGAATCCAGTTGGTGGAGCACAGGGACAGCTGAGTGGGTTCttatggagaagaaaaaaaacatggaagaaggagagaaatgcTGCCTCTAGGTGTTGACTCTCCTCCTGAGGTCTGCGCTGCCTTCAGAAGCAGAGGGAGCCCCTGAAGGGCCAGGCTGGCCCTGGGGTTGCTGTTGGGGCTCAGGCTGTCAGCAGCCACGAGTTCAGCATCGTGTGCTGAACCAgggcagaaatgctgctggtggTTTGTGTCTGCAagagcaggagctctgctgcttttcccaggtTCATCTCCAGTCTGATCCCAGCCCTGGTTGCACAGAACGTAGCAGAGTGGTGCTTGGCATCCCATCAGCCAGGACTTTCTGCTCCAAAAGGACAAGAAGATGGGTCCCCTAGAGCTCTGCTGAGGAGCCTGGCTTATACCTGAGCCCATCTTCCCTCAGCACCCAAAGCCCAGCTGAGAGCTGACCCAGCCAAGAGTCACAGCTTCAGGTATGCAGAAATCCCTTGAGACTTTGTCTCCAAATGGTCTGTTCCctcctgtgatttttttattatttgattgttacttttaaaatggttttaaaaaaaaaaaataaccaaataaaacccaacaaaacccaattCATGTTTCCTACAAGTAGCAAAGAGCCTGAGCTCTGTGTTGCTTTTACAGAGGTCTGCAGATAGATGGTAGAAACCAGCTCCTAGCTCTGTAAGAACTGAAGGAGGGGACATGAgttgggcagggctgggtgagaGGCAccttcccagcctggctgctctctccATGAAGTGCCTGGCTTAGCAAATGTTTCATGggtggggtttctttttttcttaaaaaaaaaaaaaaaatcaatctgcaCTGCAATCTGTGCTCTAATTTGAGGACACCATTTAGTGATTTTAATTGTGTGGCAGTATTTTGGTATTTTCAATACCCAGTAGTAGGTTAATGACTGTTCCTTGAAGAATGGAGTTTATATAACCTGAGTCATTACGTAAGGAGCTGGTTGTGGCCCGAGgaaccaaaggaaaacaaacagggaaGAATGCAACCCCCAGAACAGGCAAACTCTGCTCCTGTGGCCCTGAGAAGCCTCAGAAAGAAATGCTCCTTGGGTTGCAGCAAGGTGACACTCACCTTGAGGGGAGCTGAGGGCTTGGAAGCACGGCAGGAACCAGCAAGCTGTCTGGTGGCTCCCAGGTGGTGGCTGTCATCCTCTCTGTCCATCCAGGTTTAgggtaaaaaaaacaacaaacaaaccagcagaAAGTTCTTGGCTGGTCACCTGTTTTTTACAGCCAGGGCCTGGCTTGGACTGGTGAAATGGAAGTGTGGGAGAACCTGGAGCACCACAGCTTTTTGGTGGGACCTCCCAGCTCAGGCTGGAGAGATGGGAACAGAGCTGGAGGGGATAATTgtatttctgtaacaaaaataaGGAGGGGTGTCCCATAtctgcacacacaccccccaagCTTCTCTCTGTGGACAAAGTCCTCCCTGGCAGAGGTGGGAATtgctcccaggatgcccaaagAAGGGATGGGCACCCACAGATGCTTTAGATGCCCCTCGGGGCACCTTCCCTGGGACAGGGGTGAGCAGGAACCCAGACCCAAAGAGGAGCTGTTGCTTTCccagtgggaagcagcagaggaattAGTGATCCCCAAGCCCGGGTCGGTGAGGCAGCCCGGTCCGGTCCGGACCCCCGGGGCTTTCCCCCCGCCCGGGGCTTGGAGGGTCGGGGCTGTAGGGTCTGGGCTGCGTACCCGTGTTCCCCCCCTCTGGGATGCCAGGAGAGATTGGGCCGACCCCGGGCGGGCTGAAGGGCGGGGTGAGGATGGCGTGTGGGACTCCGAATGCGGTCAAACGCCGGTGCCGGGGCTTTCGGCTGGGGAAAGCGGCAGCGGTGCGGGGGGAGCCCCGCAAGGTGCAGGTCcgcagagctgctgccaccgCTCGCAATGAGCCGCTCCCGGAGCACCGCCTGCCCTCCTAGGTAAATGCCCGGGGTTGGGGAGAAGGGGGGCGGCCGGTTCCGCCTGGGTGCATCTCCCCGCTGCATCCCgcatccctccccccctccccgtgcGGTACCGGAGCCAGACGGGCCCGGGGAGGGGCTGGACCCGGGGGCTTCCAGCACCGGGGGCTGAGCAGCGGGGACACGCAGCCCCGAGCCGGGAAGggggtgggttgggttttttttttctgtttatttatttatttttatttgggggtgggtgggtggtgtTTTGGGCTGTATTTTTTACGCACCCTTCGGGAGGAGGCTGATTTTGGTGGGGAGGGTCGGGGATGAGGATGCGATGAGGCTCCCCCGGactgggtgatttttttttccccaatttttttttttttttttttttttttgcagcctgcctcctcctccccccccctctcaACCTCCCTTtcagcccccccctccccccctttcgTTTTTGGCTGGCTCGCTTTCCAGTTGCTGCATGAAGGGCTGTGCTTGTGGCGGTGTGTGCCCGCTCCCGGAGACGTGGCGCATGTCCCTCGGCTGAGGCCGGGCGGGGGGGgcgaagaggaggaggaggaggaggaggaagaaaaagggggggcggtttgggaaggaaaaaaaaaaaaggaaaaaaaaaataggtaaaaaaatcgggggattttttttttttttttttttttttacctgtcgTATTTGtcctagaaaaataaaaaaataaaacggGCAGGGCGAGGGAGCCCGAGGCATCCCCGTGCCGGGGGAAAGAGCGCGGGGGTGCGCGGGGGGGGGTTGCCGGGCCGCCCCCCAACCCGCAGCCTGCGGGCAGCGAGCGCGATGCGCCCCGGGCTCAGCTCTGCGGAATAGCGCGGCCGCCCCTCGCTGCCCGCGCACCGACCGCTGGCCAAGCCCCCCTTGATGTCCATGAATGCAAACACCATGATTTTCATGATCCTGGGCGCCTCTATCGTTATGGTAAGAGATTTATGCTTATTTCCCTCCCCTCCattcccaccccccctccccatcatcatcatcctcccCGCACTGTCCTGTGCAcccctctgtctgtctgtgcacCACcgagtcttttttttttttggttggttggtttgtttgtttgttttcttgatgACTGCTTCAGCCTTTGGCAATCAAACTCGAGACAATGTTTTATTCCATCATCCAGAGTTGACCAGATGCCTTGGTTATGGGCTCTTACAGGCAATAGCTTGCTTGATGGACATGAATGCGTTGCTGGACAGGTTTCACAATTACATCTTACCGCATCTGCGAGGGGAGGACCGGGTCTGTCACTGCAACTGTGGGAGGTAAGTTACCTGCAGGAGACCTGGCTCACCTGGCCATGTGTGTCTGtcccccccctcacctcctgaccagctccttcccaccccatctccctggagaggcagagggaggtggtggccagggccaggctgctgctggctgggctaCCATTTTTGCATTCTGGCTGTGTCTCACCTTCCTCAGCACCTCCTGCATGAGCACAGGGTTGACTTGGGAATTCTTGAtaaggtttttgttgttgttcatttattttttttttctggaagaagagTTTTCTGTGGGCCTGGAAGcccatttttcctttgtgtgcATGCCCGTGTCTGTGAGCCCTGGGGAAGTGAGGAACTTTCATTGCAACCTTTGtcattttctgcctttgctgTCAGCAGGCTGTGGTGGTTCTCGGGGTGCCTGTGGTCTGGGGTGTTGCAGTTGGTGGTTGTGTGGCTTTGgtgggatggggtttggagaaACCAGAGGATCTGTGCCCAGGAAGGAGTGTGGCTGTGTAGGACAGAGTCACTTTGAGGCTTTGTAATCTTCGATCAGCTTTTAATTCTCTGTGGCTTTTCTCCTGGGAGTTGTGATGATGCTGGATGGAGCACACTgaaggagctgctctgtgcttttgtgGAGTGTTTAGCAGCATCAGGGTGGATTCCATGGCAAGAGTGATGCCTTCGGTGGGGTGTTTGTTCATGAGTGCACAAATACCTTCCTGTCCCCATGGCTGTTTGGCagagcttcctgcccttccacAGTGGAGCAGTTCCTGTGTCCTGTGTGAAAGCTTGTGGCTGTGGTGTGGGTGCTCTCCATCTTATAGAACCTGGGTGCTTGAGTTCTGGGGAGGGGAACTTCTCTCCTCTCCATGGGACTGCTGTCAGCCATCCTTCTCCTGCACTCCTGGAAGCCTCATGCCCCTCCTGGGCCTGGTGGAGAGTTTCTTGTCCTGGGGGCAGtaaagcagcaggaggctgtgcCAGCTAAAGGACATGTTTGGGGATCCCTCCCCATTTAGCTGGAGCTTTTACCCCTCTTCGAGCCACCTCTGGACCCAGCTCATCCAGATTGTCACATCCCTCTGGTGCCCCTGGTGTGGCAGCTGAAGGTGGGCGGTGCAGGGAGCTTGGTGATGGacaacagctctgctgccccacTCTGTCACCCAAGGGGATTGTTACCTTCCTCCCCATGGTTCCTCCTCAGGATCCTGtggcagaaaaacaaagaaggtACCAGCAGCTCCTCTAGGGCCAAAAGCAGGCAGACCCCATGGACCTGGCTCCTTGGGCACCTCCAGCACAGTTGGGAAGACAATGGACAAGAAATGTCCACagtggctttgattttttttttagtgaggTTTAGCTTTCTctcaggtaatttttttttgagtcttcCTGGTGTTTTTCACTAgtttaagaggtttttttttcctctgcctcctcaaCTTAGCTTTCTTTTTAGTTGTCACGCCTGTGTAAGCGTGGTGAAAACTGGCTGCTGGTAAGAGACCTGAACATCACCTGAGGAGTGCCAGGTCTCACTGGTGGTGCTGGTAGAGTGAGCCAAGGttggggaggtggcaggggtAGTCCTCTCCCCTCTAACTGTGTgtctgcagagatgctgctgaggCAGATAAATCACCCATGGCTCTCCCCCCAGATGTAGTTAAGTCATTTCTTAGACAGTGCACAAAACAGCTTCCAGATTGTTGAGCGTGGGTCTGAGAGGAGCAGAACCTTACTGGTGGCCTTGGGTGTGGAGAAGCAatggctctgcccagcagcaggagcacagcagccTCATGAGCATTGTTTCCATCATGGTCCTGCTCATACAAAGCAACCATGGGGCTGTGCATGGCCTTGGGCTGTGGTCCTCACCTTCTCCTGAGAGCTGGGACCTGCTGGTGGGATGCTGGGTGCTTTGAGCTGGGTTTCAGAGGCAGGTGATGCACCCAGCCCAGGTGCTCGGGGTGCAGGAGCTCTGAGCTGTGGGTGAGGATGTGTCCTGGAGCTGTTGATATGGGGGGGGTAGAAGACCCCCAACTCCCCAGTAACCAAAGGGCATCTTTGGAGGAGGAAGCTGGCTGCAGGTCAGGGTGttgcagggaaggggagaaaaatgaGTAAATGTTGCagaaatgggaaggaaggaggaactGGAATGTGCCATGGGCTGAGCTGCCCTGCTCActgctcctccctcctgctctggctCAGGTTGTGGCCCAGGCAGTCACTGAAATggtttttccttcccctctcctctcctggctgtGCCATTACTCAGTCTCAGAGTGGATCCCTTCCTCAGGAATGCTCTGCCCACCTCCAGGCTGGACCATGACTCTGGGCAGGATGAGCTCTCCAGAATCAGGACCTTGCTCAGAGCTTCTGCCCATGCGAggggccaggagctgctgccctggtgctggtggctgtggaCAGTGGACACAAACTCCATGTGTGGCTCAGGTGCCACCCCAGGGGATCTGGGCTCTGTGCCCCCTTCCCACCTCATCCCTGCAAGGCCCTGGGGACATTCTGGTGTCCCTGAGCTCATTGGACTCTTCTGGCTGACTCCTCAAAGGGCTCTTCAGGTTGCATGGAGGATATTGCTGGGGTCACTCCTCATGGACAGGTCTGtgtcctctgctccctgcctgtcctcctctccagcaggagctgtgcccaGCAAGAAGGTGCCACCTGATGGCACCCTATCCACTCCTCCATAAAATGCCCTCTGCCAACCCTTGCCTCATGAATCTCCCACTGTTGGGGACCACActttgaggttgttttttttccccacgtTCCTCAAGCACTTGGGGTGTTGGTGGTGACTGAGGATAGTCACTGGGGTCAAGGCATCTGGGGAAGAAAACCAACCCCATCTGCAGGGGCTGCTGAGCATGGGACACTTGGCTCTGTTGGGCTGATGTCCACCATTGCCACATCATTGGGGTCACTGGGGCTTTTtgaggctggagctgctttCTTGGCACTTTATGTTTGTGCCATGGCAGTGATTTGTTGAGGCAGGAATGAGCAGGGTCAGAAGGGACTTGTGTCCCCTTGCTGGGAACAGgagagctgagcttgtgagGGTTGTGTTGTGCCTGCAGGGTCTGGACAGCATCAGGTGGTGtctggaggtggctgtgcctctgccagggcaggggtggccatggctgatgtgtgtgtgtgcagcctGTCAGGGGGAGACACTCCTGAAGTGATCCTGGGGTGGGCAGTGCCTGTGCCACAGGAGAGGttcctgctcccagggctggggtgggagtGAGTGTCCCTGTTGGTGCTGgtgaggtgctgctgggctggggctgtcccACTGGGCTGCCCCGTTGGTATCAGCAGAGCCAAGCTGCCAGGAGCTCTGGAGACCATCAAAGTTCACCTACAGCTGATGGGTGGGAGAAGAGCTGCTCGGGAAGGGAGTCTGGGGGAGTCATGGTGTGAGAGCATCAGCAGAGACAGTGCTGGCCCTGGCATCTGCCTCATGGCAGGGACTCTTCCCCTCTCAGCATCTTCCTTCTTgctggaggaagaagagttCTGCTCCTGGGGAAGCCGTGGAGCAATGTGCCTGCTAGAGCAGAGCCTTCTGTGTCCTCAGGCTGTCCGGATGCTGCTGGCACACAGGCAGCCCCATCCCTCTGATCTGACCTCTGTGGGACGTCCCAGTTCCCAGGAGAGATGATGGAGGTGTAGCTCTGTCCCAGTGTCTCTGTCCCAGCCAGGAAAGGGTCCTGTCTGgaagcagggagctggcagcagctcaggactTGGGTGATGtcatgcaaaggaaaaacaccAAAGGGCGTCCATCCCTGGAGGGTGTTCTGGAGATGACACCTGCGTGGAGCCAGGACCCTCCAAAACCACCCTCAGGAGCTTGGAAGTTCCCTGCCTGGGCAAGAACAGGGACCTCAGGAGCTCTCCCATGTCTTCTCCTTGCCACTGACCTTCTGAGTGACCTTGGGTGAGTTTTTCCCTCTCAGGCAAAGTCTGTCCCTGTGAGAGGGGTCAGGAAGGTCTGAGGACCATCAGCATCACCTGGGTGCCAAgacctgcagcagagctggggaccAACCCTCAAGTCAGCTCCTCTTGGCCAGGGGACACTTCAGATACTTCTCCAGGCTCCAGTCCAGGAGGGAAAGTCTCTGGGCAAGGCTGTGCTGGATCTCTCCTGAGCCTCTGGTGTGCCTGGAGACCTTGAGAAGTGCCATGGGTGGGGATGTGGGAGGTgtcagctctgccctggtgcCAGGGGGCACAGGGAGGATGGATGGTGGGGCTGGATGAAGTCCAGCAATGTCCCCTGGGCTCTGGCTGTGAGGGACCAAACCCTGCCCAGCACTCTCAGAGGAGGgacaggctggggctgctggcaggaggcacagggaggggacatctgGAGTTTGTGTCCATTCCTGGGCAAACCATTGAACCTCTGCGTTCCCAGATCCTCTCATGGATGTACTGAGGAGGTGCTCAttgctcagaactggacaccaTCACCCAGCCTCCTGTGGGGTCCTGGGGGCTGTCCCCCTGTGTGAAGGGTCCTGGGGAGGTGTTTTCAACCCATGCCACGGTGCCAGCAGAGGGGTCTGCACCCTGGCTGTGGTGGCACCGAGGTGGGGCAGGGGTGCAGAGCAGGGGTGCTGGTGGCCTTCTGGAGGAACACCATGTCCCCTCCAAAACTGTGACCCTGAGGAGCAAGGGGTGAGCCCAGTGGGGCTGTGACAGGAGCCTGGGAGATGTCCCATGTCTGCTCCCCACCAGGACAAACgccaggagggagctgagcaTCATCCTGACACCATCCCAGCAAAAGGAGGGGGGGTATGGAGGCAGTGAGAGGCtggtgttttgggttggtttttttttgatctgGTGGTGGTTATTGGTCTGGTGGTGTTTTGGATCTGGTGGTGGTTTTCGGGAGGTCCCCATGCTGggcctgcagcagcagcagccagacaaGGTCACTGGCAGGGACACTAGCGCTGTGGGCAGCTCTGGtgaggtgtcccagccctgctggcccaggctctgctccagcccactGCACGCCCTGGCAGcctggctttgctttttgttttattttatttggtttatttaccttatttgctttttttattttatccccCTCACTTTGtcacagggatggggaaggggtgAGGatgccccagctccccagcaccgtgctcctccagttcctgactgctggaGAGGGCTCAACAAATCCAGAAAATCTTtagcagagcagctgcctcctgctgctgaggacatTTCTGGCCTCAGGCACggttatgtatatatatatatatatatatatttatttttttttttccctcctacaATTACATCTCCATCACACCCGGGTGAGGTGTGGCTGTGCAGAGGGTGGGTAACTGCTAGGAACAGCTGAGCCTGAAGCTGCTGTGATTGATCCACCAGCTTGACCTGGCCCTCTGGTTACCTGGTCCAGCATTTCCCTTGTTCAAGAGGCACAGATTTACCTTCTGAGGAGCACCACAGGCACTTGGtggcagctctggcagctgAGGATGCACTCACACCTGTGTCTGTCACCTGGCTTAGGGGATGAAAGGCTGAaggagatttatttatttttgtttatttgcctGGTGAAGCTGACACAAACCTGAGAGTGATGTCAGCCCCTTGATGGCCACAGTCCTGCCAGCAAGGTTTGGGCAGAAGCAATTGCTCTGAGGAGCTGCCCTGCCAGGGCTGCACCTCCAGCCCTCCTGGGAGGGCTCTGGTGTGGAGCTGGTGGTGGTTTTGCTGCACCCAGGTGATGCTCAGCTTAGAGGTGACACTGATCCCTGGCTGGATCCAGCCCCCAGAGCCATCCAGGCCACGTTCCAGTTTCCAGCTCCCTGGATGGGGACCCTGCACCTCTGCACTATTAATAACTGCTGGGTCACCCCTGGGACACCCCCAAGGACAGAAGCCTTCTGGGGGGTCTGTCCCTCTTCTCCCCACCTCAGCAGGACCACTGGATGCTGGCAGCAcgaaacaaagcagcagaaccctcccagctcagctctccaAGGGTCCAAACGAGCTCCAGACCCAGGCTTGTTGGGTGGGggagtctggagaagaaaaggctcaagATGTTTAAATGCCCCCTGAGGGTGGGCACCCAGCTCTGGATGGCTCTGCTTGAGCAGGGGGTGGACCAGGACGTCCAGAGGTCCTTCCCACCCGGGTGACAATCCCTGCTGGTGCTTGGGGGAGAGGAGACAAGAGTAGGTCCTGCCCTTCACCTCTGAGGTCACTTGGAGGTGCCACCAGAGCTGGCCTGGAGGAATCTCCATCTCCCAGCTGGTGCCCCAgcctgctccctggggagctggaTGTGCTCCCCATCCTCACACCCCATccaccccccccagcagccccaggtgcCTTCATCTGCCAGGAGCTGGTCCCTGGGGTGCAGGTGAGGTGAGGGCTGTTTTCAGTCGGTGCCTTCAAGTGTAAATATTTGGACGTTTCTCAGGCATGATTATTGAGCAACCTGCACCTCATGCATATTCAGAGGCCTCCAGAGATTGCTCCCTCTCCAGCATGGGCTGGGGCCATGGCTGTGGGAGGGACGGGAGgggtggggatgctgctgggggtgggcaCTTTTGGGGGAGCCCATGAGACCATGTCCTGACCCTGAGCAGTGATGGTGAGCACAGAGCCTGGGCAGCTGGTGGCTCTGGGATGCTCTCAGGGCAGGTGAAGAGccaggaaaagcagatgaagcagctccagggcagctTGGTACTGGTGTGACTTTGCCTTCTGCATCCCCATCACTGAGAtctcccctccagccctgccttggGTTTCCTACTCCAACCCCATCCCTGTCCATTCCCTTCTTGTCCTGAGTTACCTGGGGGTGTCTCAAGCAGCTCAGCATCATCCCAAGCCTGGCCTCTACCATCTCACTACACAAAAGGACCCCAGCACCTTCTCATTTCACCCCAAGAGGTGGGACAGGGAGCCAAGGAGCTCCTCTGGAGAGGCACCATGAGGATGCTGTGCCCTTCACctcttggggggggggttgaCCAACCCAACCTCATGCTGTCCTTCACCTCAGCCTCTGTTTTACAGAGGAGGAACATGGGCatgcagagccctggcaggaATGCAACAGGAGCTCCAGGCATGGGCTCAGGTGGCTCTGCTTTTCTACCTCCTGCCACAGGCACAGCAAAGCCAAGGCAGCACTTCTGCTCCTGGGGATGGTGGGAGAAACTCTAAGGGGTGGTGTAAAACCAGCCCCTGGCCCCAGGAGcaggggtgggatgggaaaCAACTCTGGTTTTCCCCACTAATGATCTCTGCTCTTCCCCACTGatgctctcccctcctcctctgccctgctccaggcaTCATGTCCATTATGTCATTCCCTACGATGGGGATCAGTCGGTGGTGGACTCCTCAGAGAATTACTTTGTGACTGACAATGTAACCAAGCAAGAGATTGATCTGATGCTGGGACTTTTGCTGGGCTTTTGTATAAGCTGGTTCCTGGTCTGGATGGATGGGGTCCTGCACTACGCCGTGCGAGCCTGGAGAACCAGCCGACGGTATGGTAAGTGCAGCCTCCTgggctccctgctcctgcccttaAATCCTGCCCTTtccatggctggaaaagacttctaagatcacCCAGGCCAACCATCAGCCcagagaaaaccaaacctgGTTATTCTTTGGGCTGGTTAGCTGAGCATCTTGAGCCAACAGCCAGAGAAGGACCAGCAGCTGCCCCTGCAgagcctctccctgcccctcttGGCTCTCTCAGCATGGACATCTCAGGGACTTTCActggtggaggtggtggtgggggtaAAGACAGCAGAACAGTTAAACCAGTGAGTTACTTGAAATCCCATCACAGGGTCACTACAAACCCCAGTGTTTCACTCTGCCACGTGGTGTCTGTTGAATCCCAACCCAgcaaagggaggagagagagagtgagCAGGAGAAAGCTTGATCTGTAAACCTGTAAGAAATTCTCATTAGGGAAGCAGATCATCTCTTTCTGAAACTCAGATCAAAATGATATTAATTTCTCATGAGCCTTccccagtgctcagcagcagcccctgcaccAGGGCTGTTCTCTGCCCCAGCAGAAGGCAAACCCAGAGTCTGCAGCCAGATGGCAGCTGGGACTCCActcctggggctctgagctcagcaccagggctggcaggagggatgCTTGGGGGAGATGCTGTCAGAGCAGGgactgttcctcagagctggtGCCTCTCtttgtggagctgcagctgcagtgtcACCATCTAACCTGCCCTCCTGTGAACAGCTTCTGcctagaaatttaattttagtcctttctatttttagtcccttttatttttagccctttttatttttagtaattaAGGGTAATGCTAGTAATTAATTCAGTGTTTAAGCTGAACGATCtattctatttcttcttttttttttttttttggccagtgGTACAACACACCCTGCAGACAAaccttttcagaaaattaatgcGGCCTTATTTTGGACCcagcttatttatttatttttttttccttctcatgttCGTGCCACAGAAGGCTGACAACCACTCTGGCTGGAGACGTTGTCCCTTGGTGCCATCTTGGTGGTGCTGCACCCACCACGTGAGCTCAGCTCAAACTGCTCCATCCCAGGACAAAGCTCTGCTGAGGATGTGTCCTTACAGACAGGCTGAAAAAGTCACTGGGGCAAATGGGGCAAAAGAATGAATGCTGAGGTTTTAGGGATTTCTTTCTATCTATTCTGTCATATCATCTATGTGAACCTCTCTACTTTCAAGGCAGCAGCAAGGATGCTCACTGCTTGTTGAATGAGTCCCCAAGGTGCAATTCCCTTTTGAAGAAGGAATTGGTGGTGCCTGTGGCTGTGAGATGGGGTTAGGGCAACACCAAACCTGGTACAGAACACTGAGCCCTTCCTCAGCTACAGGAGTAGCACGGCAGTGACTCAATGTCACCTTGTGTCCTGATCAGCTTCAGTTTTTGGTCCATTAGAATAATCCATA
Proteins encoded:
- the TMEM240 gene encoding transmembrane protein 240, translating into MSMNANTMIFMILGASIVMAIACLMDMNALLDRFHNYILPHLRGEDRVCHCNCGRHHVHYVIPYDGDQSVVDSSENYFVTDNVTKQEIDLMLGLLLGFCISWFLVWMDGVLHYAVRAWRTSRRYDNSWSWIPKFCNLKEFRKRHHRQYEEATGNMVHIKQKLYHNGHPSPRHL